One Thiocapsa bogorovii DNA segment encodes these proteins:
- a CDS encoding pilin has protein sequence MNSAQKGFNLIELMIVVAVIGLLAAIAVPAYQDYSIRSKVSEALGMASSLKTAVIEQAANGGLANVKTDTAGDSASVSRYVRALAVEEAGMILVATQNTGATVDPELRLVPSENGGGIVWRCLKTPATLASQVPPMCRDDVAGGYRTSTDPKDIKDTVAEIFRALKDFTKKWTANGGMFKPDNVGNASFSWSNNTAFMDAFFEFAGLTDFNRSGYAPISDFKVFYKRDANGKITSEVSGVYLQIGGKRHILFSNGDAASGEHYGDFLAGDPKQLTPP, from the coding sequence ATGAATAGCGCTCAGAAGGGCTTCAACCTCATCGAGCTCATGATCGTTGTTGCCGTGATCGGCCTCCTGGCAGCGATCGCCGTTCCGGCCTATCAAGACTACAGCATTCGATCCAAGGTGAGCGAGGCCTTGGGGATGGCATCGTCGCTCAAGACGGCGGTGATCGAGCAGGCGGCGAACGGCGGCCTCGCGAACGTGAAGACGGATACCGCCGGCGATTCGGCTTCGGTCAGCCGCTATGTCAGGGCACTCGCGGTCGAGGAGGCCGGGATGATCTTGGTGGCGACTCAGAACACCGGGGCAACGGTCGATCCGGAGTTGCGATTAGTTCCGAGCGAAAACGGCGGCGGCATTGTCTGGCGCTGCTTGAAGACACCGGCAACGCTTGCGAGTCAAGTTCCGCCAATGTGTCGCGACGACGTCGCCGGGGGCTACAGAACGTCCACCGATCCGAAGGACATCAAAGACACTGTCGCTGAGATCTTTCGAGCGTTAAAGGATTTTACGAAAAAATGGACGGCGAATGGGGGGATGTTCAAGCCGGATAATGTGGGCAACGCTTCTTTTTCATGGAGTAACAATACTGCGTTCATGGATGCGTTCTTTGAATTTGCAGGGCTCACCGATTTCAATCGGAGCGGATACGCTCCGATCTCGGACTTCAAGGTCTTCTACAAGCGCGACGCAAACGGCAAGATCACATCCGAGGTGTCCGGTGTCTATCTGCAGATCGGCGGTAAACGACATATTCTTTTCTCGAATGGTGATGCGGCCTCCGGTGAGCATTACGGCGATTTTCTCGCCGGCGACCCGAAACAGCTCACGCCGCCTTGA
- a CDS encoding IS1380-like element ISTro1 family transposase yields the protein MPESTPEQLRFPPVAGFTVRGDFDGGAMSSDFGPMILRGVDRQIGLTERLSAAIDDWRHPSYTTHPMRELIAQRVYQIACAYEDGNDANALRRDALFKLGLERKPLDATTDLASGPTFSRLENGVGARDLYRMAQAFVEAFIASYPKAPQVIVLDMDHSEDATHGQQEFAFYNHHYGNHCYLPLFLFEGLSGKFITAVLRPGKRPTGAENAMILKRVLKRLRAAWPRTRIILRGDGHFSNPELMALAMADPLTDFIFGLAGNRALTPRAEPFLADARKLHALRIENARRADADVPERTRTYHEVDYRAGSWPGACRTILKAEVTARGDNLRFVVTSLDLPSPECVYRDLYCARGQDENFIKMIKNDLASDRTSDSTFLANQMRLFFSCAAYVLHQTLRTEVLVGTELANAQPATVIIKLFKLAVRVVQYKDRVRLHLPSSCPVKTLLQQVTERLFNAQPRAAPA from the coding sequence ATGCCCGAGTCTACCCCGGAACAGCTGCGTTTTCCCCCGGTCGCCGGTTTCACGGTCCGCGGCGACTTCGACGGCGGCGCCATGTCGTCTGACTTTGGCCCCATGATTCTGCGCGGGGTTGATCGGCAGATCGGCCTGACCGAGCGGTTGAGCGCAGCGATCGATGATTGGCGCCATCCGTCCTACACCACCCATCCGATGCGTGAGCTGATCGCGCAACGGGTCTACCAGATCGCCTGTGCTTACGAAGACGGCAACGACGCCAATGCGCTGCGCCGTGATGCGCTGTTCAAGCTGGGGCTGGAGCGCAAGCCGCTGGATGCGACGACGGACCTGGCCAGCGGGCCGACCTTCTCGCGTTTGGAGAATGGGGTCGGCGCGCGCGACCTCTACCGCATGGCGCAGGCCTTCGTCGAGGCCTTCATCGCCAGCTACCCGAAGGCGCCGCAGGTGATCGTGCTCGATATGGACCACTCCGAAGACGCCACCCATGGCCAGCAGGAGTTCGCGTTCTACAATCATCACTACGGCAACCATTGCTACTTGCCGCTGTTTCTCTTCGAGGGCCTCTCGGGGAAGTTCATCACCGCGGTGCTGCGTCCCGGCAAGCGCCCCACCGGCGCCGAGAACGCGATGATCCTCAAGCGCGTGCTCAAGCGGCTGCGGGCCGCGTGGCCACGCACACGCATCATCCTGCGCGGCGACGGACACTTCTCCAACCCCGAGTTGATGGCCTTGGCGATGGCCGATCCGTTGACGGATTTCATCTTCGGCCTGGCGGGTAACCGGGCTCTCACGCCACGGGCCGAGCCGTTCTTGGCCGACGCCCGCAAGCTCCATGCGCTGCGCATCGAGAACGCCCGGCGCGCCGACGCCGACGTACCCGAGCGGACCCGCACCTACCACGAGGTTGACTACCGTGCCGGTTCCTGGCCCGGCGCGTGTCGGACCATCCTCAAAGCCGAGGTGACGGCGCGCGGCGACAACCTCCGCTTCGTCGTCACCTCCTTGGACTTGCCCAGTCCCGAGTGCGTCTACCGCGATCTGTACTGCGCGCGCGGCCAGGACGAGAACTTCATCAAAATGATCAAGAACGATCTGGCCAGCGATCGCACTTCCGACAGCACCTTCTTGGCCAATCAGATGCGCTTGTTCTTCTCCTGCGCCGCTTACGTCTTGCACCAAACGCTGCGCACCGAGGTCCTCGTCGGCACGGAACTGGCCAACGCCCAGCCTGCCACCGTGATCATCAAACTGTTCAAGCTCGCCGTGCGCGTGGTGCAGTACAAAGACCGCGTGCGCCTGCACCTGCCCTCGAGCTGTCCGGTCAAGACGCTGTTGCAGCAGGTCACCGAGAGGCTCTTCAACGCGCAGCCCCGGGCGGCGCCCGCCTAG
- a CDS encoding acyltransferase has product MSVYETSGLETQGAGEIEVGDEVVLSRGVHLVAFERIRIGDGSMVGEYTSIRDANHRTGTEPALRWSGHESSPITIGRQAWIGRGVTLLPGVTIGDAAVIGANAVVTRDIPAGAVAVGVPARVVRSAADAPAMA; this is encoded by the coding sequence GTGTCGGTTTATGAAACATCCGGGCTAGAGACCCAAGGAGCGGGCGAAATCGAGGTCGGCGACGAGGTGGTCCTCTCGCGCGGGGTCCATCTGGTCGCCTTCGAACGCATCCGCATCGGCGACGGCAGCATGGTCGGCGAATACACCAGCATCCGCGACGCCAACCATCGCACCGGCACGGAACCGGCGCTGCGCTGGTCCGGCCATGAGAGCAGCCCGATCACGATCGGGCGTCAGGCGTGGATCGGGCGCGGCGTCACCCTGCTGCCCGGCGTCACCATCGGCGACGCAGCCGTGATCGGGGCCAACGCCGTCGTAACCCGAGACATCCCGGCCGGAGCGGTCGCAGTCGGCGTTCCCGCCCGCGTCGTTCGGTCGGCAGCGGATGCGCCTGCGATGGCGTGA
- a CDS encoding O-antigen ligase family protein, with the protein MLAIIALIPGLLAGWIGLTRGPHTAFLMVYLPSMMLLPEYYRWNAPGLPDPTFGQAAAVGTAVAFFARGMPGFRFHAMDLLVYGFALAASISEYRASGYSDAQNLMFNMLTWVVLPYIFAKSLIEPAGHRVRFAKTLVICLFIISAVSVYEFRFGTTPWRMILDPFFPGQARWVTTFRWGFARVAGPYGHAILAGIVMVIGYRIQRWLEWSGAWEPKPRFAPWLPISQGRLITLGLLAGVIMTMVRGPWIGAILAAMLVMIGRSRQRVAAIGAVVAIILFVGIPGVVWFLDYVSVGREGAETVAQESAAYRWELLTEYSEIAAERIWLGWGLTAWPKVPGMPSIDNYYLLLLLMHGLIALVCLLAIILVMLVRLTAHGMRQPLAEPRGSSLAFTLASLYLAVGFSIATVYLGLQAVPLLFMITGWGIAYMDSGVEGIGTETVAPSEPAPAHRFRRVMT; encoded by the coding sequence GTGCTTGCGATCATCGCCCTCATCCCGGGTCTTCTGGCGGGCTGGATCGGACTGACCCGAGGACCGCATACGGCATTCCTGATGGTCTATCTGCCGTCGATGATGCTGCTGCCCGAATATTATCGCTGGAACGCACCTGGCCTGCCGGATCCGACCTTCGGTCAAGCCGCCGCCGTCGGCACCGCCGTCGCGTTTTTCGCGCGCGGGATGCCGGGGTTCCGCTTCCATGCGATGGATCTGCTGGTCTATGGTTTCGCGCTCGCCGCGAGCATCTCGGAATACCGTGCCTCGGGTTACAGCGATGCCCAGAACCTCATGTTCAACATGCTGACCTGGGTGGTGCTGCCCTACATCTTTGCCAAGAGCCTAATCGAGCCCGCCGGACATCGAGTCCGCTTCGCCAAGACCCTGGTGATCTGTCTCTTCATCATCTCGGCGGTCTCCGTCTACGAGTTCCGTTTCGGCACCACCCCCTGGCGCATGATCCTGGACCCGTTCTTTCCCGGTCAGGCGCGCTGGGTCACGACCTTTCGCTGGGGTTTCGCACGGGTCGCAGGACCCTACGGCCATGCCATTCTGGCCGGTATCGTCATGGTGATCGGCTACCGCATCCAGCGCTGGCTCGAATGGAGCGGCGCATGGGAGCCTAAACCGCGCTTCGCCCCCTGGCTGCCGATCAGTCAGGGAAGGCTCATCACCCTCGGACTGCTCGCGGGGGTGATCATGACGATGGTGCGCGGCCCCTGGATAGGGGCCATCTTGGCAGCGATGTTGGTGATGATCGGACGCTCGCGCCAACGGGTCGCCGCGATCGGCGCCGTCGTTGCGATCATCCTCTTTGTCGGCATCCCCGGCGTGGTCTGGTTCCTCGACTATGTCTCGGTCGGGCGCGAAGGGGCGGAAACAGTGGCCCAGGAATCGGCCGCCTACCGGTGGGAACTCCTGACCGAATACTCCGAGATCGCCGCCGAGCGGATCTGGTTGGGCTGGGGGTTGACGGCGTGGCCCAAGGTCCCCGGCATGCCCTCGATCGACAACTATTATCTGCTGCTGCTCTTGATGCACGGGCTGATCGCCCTGGTCTGTTTACTTGCGATCATCCTCGTCATGTTGGTCCGCCTGACCGCGCACGGGATGCGCCAACCCCTCGCCGAGCCGCGCGGAAGCTCGCTGGCCTTTACGCTGGCGAGTCTCTATCTCGCGGTCGGCTTCTCGATCGCCACCGTCTATCTCGGCCTGCAAGCCGTTCCGCTCCTCTTCATGATCACCGGCTGGGGTATTGCCTATATGGACTCCGGAGTCGAGGGGATCGGCACGGAGACCGTCGCACCCTCGGAGCCGGCGCCGGCTCACCGGTTCCGCCGAGTCATGACGTGA
- a CDS encoding lipopolysaccharide biosynthesis protein, with protein MTDKVTTEPKSSVPGQGARLDAGGMNRLVSRNIFSSVGAKLLYLVTRFFIPPIVLAYISLEEYGIWAISFILIGYLGMSAFGVSNVYIRYVAQYHAQGEEHRIGDLLSTGLTVVSLISVVALALLWIGLPTLIDALSVSPELQTTAFVLIFGSAAIFALELSWGAFAYVLTGLQRIVQQNQVWVGTFLLETLLVVVFLVAGLGVYSLLYAFAIRYLVSISVNVWLCFRNIPGLTISLRRFNRADLALFYRYGGIVQLSGFLGMFLRSIEKLIAGLFINVQATGLFDVAQKFPVMATSIPGSMNAVFLPATSYMHSQERRGELLELYFKGARYINLVTGFMMGFMAAFAAPLMVAWLGPNPEFALAPLILACFTLPFQLNILTGPASNIYRGMGIPARELIYPLSQLALVVILVGAGFLIFGIDVVVITLAVALAMILSALIYMVYTNRFLELGQGRFVRGALLPGLWPYLTGFVLYLLARPWIESVGDDRWGSIVLVLVAGVVYCALQAAILWFFQFDAGEKDFVAVKVRGLTGRLGGARLQRKREHPNGH; from the coding sequence ATGACGGACAAGGTTACAACCGAGCCCAAGTCCTCTGTCCCGGGGCAAGGCGCTCGGCTCGACGCAGGCGGCATGAACCGCCTGGTCAGCCGCAACATCTTCAGCTCGGTCGGCGCCAAGCTCCTCTATCTGGTCACCCGCTTCTTCATCCCGCCGATCGTTCTGGCCTATATCAGTCTGGAGGAATACGGCATTTGGGCGATTTCCTTTATCCTAATCGGCTACTTGGGGATGAGCGCCTTCGGGGTCTCCAACGTCTACATCCGCTACGTCGCCCAGTATCACGCCCAAGGCGAAGAGCATCGGATCGGCGATCTCTTGTCGACCGGCTTGACGGTGGTGAGCTTGATCAGCGTGGTTGCGCTCGCACTTCTTTGGATCGGGCTGCCGACCCTGATCGACGCGCTGTCGGTCTCGCCCGAGCTACAGACCACGGCCTTCGTACTCATCTTCGGCAGCGCAGCGATCTTCGCACTCGAACTGAGCTGGGGCGCCTTCGCGTATGTCCTGACGGGTCTGCAACGCATCGTGCAGCAAAACCAGGTCTGGGTCGGGACCTTCCTGCTCGAGACCCTGCTGGTCGTGGTCTTCCTGGTCGCCGGACTCGGGGTCTATAGCCTGCTCTATGCCTTCGCGATTCGCTATCTGGTGTCGATCAGCGTCAACGTCTGGCTCTGCTTCCGCAATATCCCGGGGCTGACGATCTCGCTGCGGCGTTTCAATCGGGCCGATCTTGCGCTCTTCTACCGCTACGGCGGAATCGTCCAACTCTCCGGCTTTCTCGGGATGTTCCTGCGCTCGATCGAGAAGCTGATCGCCGGTCTGTTCATCAATGTGCAGGCGACCGGTCTCTTCGATGTCGCCCAGAAATTTCCGGTAATGGCGACCTCGATCCCGGGCTCCATGAACGCCGTCTTTCTGCCGGCGACCTCCTATATGCACTCCCAGGAGCGCCGCGGCGAGCTCCTCGAGCTCTATTTCAAAGGCGCGCGGTACATCAATCTGGTGACCGGCTTCATGATGGGCTTCATGGCCGCCTTTGCCGCGCCACTGATGGTCGCCTGGCTGGGGCCGAATCCGGAATTTGCCTTGGCGCCGCTGATCCTGGCCTGCTTCACTTTGCCCTTCCAGCTCAACATCCTGACCGGACCGGCCTCGAACATCTATCGCGGCATGGGGATCCCCGCACGGGAGCTGATCTACCCGCTGTCCCAACTGGCGCTGGTGGTCATCCTGGTCGGCGCAGGATTCCTGATCTTCGGTATCGATGTGGTGGTGATCACGCTGGCGGTCGCACTGGCCATGATCCTGAGTGCGCTGATCTATATGGTCTACACCAATCGCTTCCTGGAACTGGGTCAGGGGCGTTTTGTTCGCGGCGCCCTGCTGCCCGGTCTCTGGCCCTACCTGACCGGATTCGTGCTCTATCTGCTGGCTCGCCCCTGGATCGAGTCGGTCGGCGACGATCGTTGGGGCAGCATCGTCCTGGTGCTGGTCGCCGGCGTCGTCTACTGCGCGTTGCAAGCCGCAATCCTGTGGTTCTTCCAATTCGATGCAGGCGAAAAAGACTTTGTTGCCGTCAAGGTTCGAGGCTTGACCGGACGGCTGGGCGGCGCACGACTCCAACGCAAGAGAGAGCATCCGAATGGGCACTGA
- a CDS encoding phosphotransferase family protein encodes MGTDFGASALADDYRLADFKLLLPIGPDVRTLVIGTHQPAFLPHLAGELGMIDLVVEPPQDRLQDRTLAAMAALAAPERVRRIGTPEGVYDLVFSDDVAAGRHLRAGGVLCRFLGPEADTTSSGLTPIGRWRAYPDWPAFRVLIPDNPAGFRAAARDLRLYPSRSLTGLIAPFSAGAAARRLPEQGIALYRRDGAEPHPTLLGALRGALAAMGTDAIRETPADHWLLASGRLGPGNPILAFSLDAHGRPQRLIKAARFPGGQHLHGEAEQLDRIEQALGPTEAARIIRPTNSAVVAGRWALAYTYEPTHPFFGIRWRVQSRMRFCLAMADWLAAIGLATRRQPDRTETTARHVAPLQRLVARRILPRKTQHRAEAALEDLERLAPSLPMILEHGDLGIYNTRLTNADGSDFRVLDWGSSTFEGIPLGDLAYLLCSARAPKALARRCLGNYLVGMKIPTGEAPALWFSYLARRWEELDGIRPPVPGDPTSGGGLLLPIEGHVSSFLDRLT; translated from the coding sequence ATGGGCACTGATTTCGGGGCGTCGGCGCTCGCCGATGACTATCGTCTCGCGGATTTCAAACTCCTGCTTCCGATCGGACCGGATGTCCGCACACTGGTCATCGGCACGCACCAGCCCGCCTTTCTCCCGCATCTCGCGGGCGAGCTCGGCATGATCGATCTGGTGGTCGAACCGCCGCAGGACCGATTGCAGGATAGGACATTGGCGGCGATGGCCGCCCTCGCGGCGCCCGAGCGGGTACGCCGAATCGGCACCCCCGAGGGCGTTTATGACCTGGTCTTCTCCGACGACGTCGCGGCCGGGCGTCATCTCAGAGCGGGCGGGGTCCTATGTCGGTTCCTCGGCCCGGAGGCCGATACGACGTCTTCCGGACTCACCCCGATCGGCCGCTGGCGGGCCTATCCGGATTGGCCGGCCTTCCGGGTGCTGATCCCCGACAACCCAGCCGGATTTCGGGCCGCCGCGCGCGATCTTCGGCTCTATCCGTCGCGGTCGCTCACGGGTCTGATCGCACCATTCTCAGCCGGCGCGGCCGCGCGGCGTCTGCCCGAGCAAGGGATCGCGCTCTATCGACGCGACGGCGCCGAGCCGCATCCCACTCTGCTGGGCGCACTGCGCGGCGCACTGGCCGCGATGGGCACCGACGCCATCCGCGAGACACCCGCAGACCACTGGCTGCTCGCATCCGGTCGACTGGGCCCCGGCAATCCCATCCTGGCCTTCAGTCTCGACGCGCACGGACGCCCGCAGCGCCTGATCAAGGCCGCACGCTTTCCCGGCGGACAGCATCTGCATGGCGAGGCCGAGCAGTTGGATCGGATCGAGCAGGCGTTGGGTCCAACCGAGGCGGCCCGGATCATCCGGCCGACCAACTCCGCCGTTGTGGCGGGACGATGGGCCCTGGCCTACACCTACGAGCCCACCCATCCCTTTTTCGGGATCCGCTGGCGCGTGCAGAGCCGCATGCGCTTCTGTTTGGCGATGGCCGACTGGCTGGCGGCGATCGGACTCGCGACCCGTCGACAACCGGACCGGACGGAAACCACGGCCCGTCACGTCGCACCTTTGCAGCGGCTGGTCGCACGCCGGATCTTACCCCGCAAGACCCAGCATCGGGCCGAGGCCGCCCTGGAGGATCTCGAGCGCCTCGCACCCTCTCTACCGATGATTCTGGAGCACGGGGATCTCGGCATCTACAACACCCGTCTGACGAACGCCGACGGCTCTGATTTCCGGGTGCTCGACTGGGGTTCCTCGACCTTCGAAGGTATCCCGCTCGGCGACCTCGCCTACCTGCTCTGCTCGGCTCGCGCCCCGAAGGCGCTGGCCCGCCGCTGTCTCGGCAACTATCTGGTGGGCATGAAGATCCCGACCGGCGAGGCCCCGGCGTTGTGGTTCAGCTATCTCGCCCGGCGCTGGGAAGAACTCGACGGCATCCGGCCTCCGGTCCCCGGCGACCCGACCTCCGGCGGCGGGCTCCTGTTACCGATCGAAGGCCATGTCTCGTCTTTCCTCGACAGGCTCACCTGA